A genomic stretch from Sulfobacillus thermosulfidooxidans includes:
- the tmk gene encoding dTMP kinase, whose translation MQDHHHQPSGRLIVVEGTDGSGKSTAIELLGKWLASQGYPVYRTAWNSSPLIKPFMRQAKKKRWLGPAAFSLLHASDFHDRLNRLILPRLQAGFIVLADRWVYTAWVRDHVRGLDLDWVKTLYEDVPKPDLAIYFSTPPDIAVARLKHATRELKYYESGQDISGLHDPWSSFLWFQEQMRQSYLALTEQGFLQAFDATLPISEQQKILRSWLKPVLEGVPLIGPFLGSSPGEDNSEAH comes from the coding sequence GTGCAGGATCACCATCATCAGCCATCAGGCCGACTAATCGTCGTAGAAGGCACTGATGGGTCTGGCAAAAGTACCGCGATTGAGTTATTGGGAAAGTGGTTAGCATCTCAAGGTTATCCCGTCTACCGCACGGCGTGGAACAGTTCACCATTAATCAAACCCTTCATGCGCCAAGCCAAGAAGAAAAGGTGGTTAGGTCCTGCGGCCTTCAGCCTGCTTCATGCCAGCGACTTTCATGACCGTTTAAACCGTCTAATTTTACCGCGTCTACAAGCCGGCTTTATCGTGCTGGCCGACCGCTGGGTCTATACGGCATGGGTCAGAGATCATGTAAGAGGTCTTGATCTGGACTGGGTTAAGACTTTATACGAGGACGTTCCAAAACCCGATCTCGCTATATACTTTTCAACCCCTCCCGATATCGCTGTGGCCCGCTTAAAGCATGCCACTCGCGAGCTAAAATATTATGAAAGCGGTCAGGATATCAGCGGGTTACACGACCCGTGGAGTAGTTTTCTCTGGTTTCAAGAACAAATGCGACAATCGTATTTAGCCTTAACGGAACAAGGTTTCTTACAAGCATTTGATGCCACACTGCCTATTAGTGAACAACAAAAAATATTACGATCCTGGCTCAAGCCCGTTCTCGAAGGTGTGCCCTTAATCGGGCCATTTCTTGGTTCTAGCCCGGGCGAAGACAACAGCGAAGCTCACTAA
- the wrbA gene encoding NAD(P)H:quinone oxidoreductase, which translates to MSWKYTSQDEGMSYAMKISVIYYSMTGSVFQLAKAVAQGAEEVGAEVRMRRVADLLPLEVIESNEHIKKGLEMQQDVPVATLEDLTWADGIAFGSPTRYGNMTAQLKNFLDQTGPLWAEGKLAGKAAGFFTGAATMHGGHESTILTMSTFAYHHGMIIVPTGYLIPAIHGTTTGGSPYGPSEMGNKSELSDDERSIALFLGRRLAEVAGKLAQ; encoded by the coding sequence ATGAGTTGGAAATACACCAGCCAGGACGAAGGGATGAGCTATGCGATGAAAATTAGCGTGATTTATTATTCGATGACTGGATCGGTCTTTCAGCTAGCCAAAGCGGTGGCTCAAGGCGCTGAGGAGGTTGGCGCAGAAGTCAGGATGCGCCGTGTTGCCGATCTCTTGCCATTAGAGGTTATTGAAAGCAACGAACATATTAAAAAGGGCTTGGAGATGCAACAGGACGTGCCCGTGGCCACGCTAGAAGATTTAACCTGGGCTGATGGTATTGCCTTTGGATCACCCACACGCTACGGCAATATGACAGCTCAGTTAAAGAACTTTTTAGACCAAACCGGTCCATTATGGGCTGAAGGCAAACTGGCCGGTAAAGCGGCGGGATTCTTTACGGGGGCAGCAACGATGCATGGGGGACACGAATCAACAATATTGACGATGTCTACATTTGCCTACCATCATGGCATGATAATTGTGCCCACTGGTTATTTAATTCCGGCCATTCACGGAACCACGACCGGTGGTAGCCCTTATGGACCGAGTGAAATGGGCAACAAGAGTGAACTGTCGGATGATGAACGGTCAATTGCATTATTTCTTGGGCGCCGCTTGGCCGAAGTCGCCGGTAAATTAGCCCAATAA
- a CDS encoding dTMP kinase — MSTPVHTLEPSWPHLQPYYDGLYIGIDGLDGSGRSTLALSLQTLLQSEGYPVVVVTPFPNLKTQKFIAQVKHDRRLEMKSRHLLYASLFAIVTEHIILPHLTAGYVVLSDRSWISLYARAVAQGLNDQWVRTTLGFALIPDIVLEPQADPLSAARRKLMVTDALDPLESVSDMESLAGFIAFQQRVRDVLAPLKTTVPWHTLDLADGSHSIEAILPLLISKMEGREMSS, encoded by the coding sequence GTGTCAACACCGGTCCACACACTAGAGCCATCATGGCCACATCTGCAGCCCTATTACGATGGGCTCTATATCGGAATTGATGGATTAGACGGATCAGGACGCAGCACGCTCGCGTTATCGCTTCAGACTCTCCTGCAGTCTGAAGGCTATCCAGTCGTTGTGGTTACACCATTCCCTAATCTCAAAACTCAGAAGTTCATTGCACAAGTCAAGCATGACCGCCGGCTTGAAATGAAAAGTCGCCATCTTCTGTATGCTAGTCTCTTTGCCATTGTCACGGAGCACATTATATTACCCCATCTGACCGCAGGCTATGTGGTTTTATCGGATCGTTCCTGGATTAGTCTTTATGCCCGTGCCGTCGCCCAAGGTCTCAATGATCAGTGGGTGCGAACCACATTAGGCTTCGCATTAATTCCAGACATCGTTCTTGAACCCCAGGCTGACCCGTTATCGGCAGCCCGTCGCAAACTTATGGTTACCGACGCGCTCGACCCGTTGGAATCGGTGTCAGACATGGAAAGTTTGGCTGGGTTTATAGCGTTTCAGCAGCGAGTGCGAGATGTTCTCGCTCCCCTTAAAACCACGGTGCCTTGGCACACCTTGGATCTTGCAGATGGCTCCCATAGCATTGAGGCCATTTTACCACTCCTCATTTCGAAAATGGAAGGGAGAGAGATGTCATCTTAG
- a CDS encoding RNA polymerase sigma factor — protein MRDHEVLHRLRNDVHGENWDALMGDLFAYYKPRLLRMAVNMLNDAELAEDAVSEIWIRVLTHFSTFRHEAKFSTWLYRIAMNTIIDMERAKSRPTTYPHPHENLASAHSEDPDSHCEQSFKQEWVRYALTRLSAMQRSLIMMRDIEHLPLKQIASILGIPETAVKSRLYRARKALKRLLQQRTRVPGQESVGTVSLSEWGRL, from the coding sequence GTGCGGGATCACGAAGTACTTCATCGTCTTCGCAATGACGTCCATGGGGAAAATTGGGACGCTCTGATGGGCGATTTATTCGCATATTACAAACCTCGTTTGCTCAGGATGGCGGTGAATATGTTAAATGATGCCGAGTTAGCTGAAGATGCCGTATCAGAAATTTGGATTCGCGTTTTGACGCATTTCTCGACCTTTCGCCACGAAGCCAAATTTAGTACTTGGTTATACCGCATTGCCATGAACACCATTATTGACATGGAGCGAGCAAAAAGCCGGCCGACGACCTATCCCCATCCTCATGAGAATCTCGCCTCAGCTCATAGCGAAGATCCTGACAGCCATTGTGAACAATCCTTTAAACAAGAATGGGTACGGTATGCCCTAACCCGTTTATCAGCTATGCAGCGTTCGCTGATAATGATGCGAGATATAGAACACCTGCCACTCAAACAAATAGCAAGCATCTTGGGCATCCCTGAAACAGCTGTCAAATCGCGACTTTATCGCGCGCGAAAAGCTCTCAAACGTCTTCTCCAACAACGCACGCGCGTTCCCGGACAGGAAAGTGTCGGGACAGTCTCATTGTCTGAGTGGGGACGGTTGTAG
- a CDS encoding GntR family transcriptional regulator — protein MGLIDNPNTIAARYRDAILTKRLPAGMSIDIMQEARDLGLNPSLLRQAMQILTTMGLVEWEGKSQVKIKSLTTQALQDLGYTLTRRRL, from the coding sequence ATGGGGCTCATTGATAACCCCAATACCATTGCCGCTAGATACCGTGATGCGATTCTTACTAAAAGATTGCCTGCGGGTATGAGCATCGATATCATGCAAGAAGCACGAGACCTGGGTTTGAACCCATCTCTTCTTAGACAAGCCATGCAAATTCTTACGACAATGGGGCTTGTTGAATGGGAAGGGAAAAGTCAAGTCAAAATTAAGAGCCTAACCACCCAAGCCTTGCAAGATCTTGGTTACACGCTAACAAGACGGCGCCTATAA
- a CDS encoding Ppx/GppA phosphatase family protein, whose protein sequence is MIASSILAIIDIGSNSVRLMIVRRLAHGAAVILDEQKATPRLALAKDSEGFLTLDGFSRLVQALRYFRDVAQAYGANPVIVRATASLRNLANQQQVLQEILRQTGLTVEILSGDEEARIGFLAVQETIALSRGWTVDVGGGSTEVVAYEDGQMRHQYSFPFGAVSLSSLNMPFKDLLMWLQEQYTHGNWLPSKPPQAIALGGSARVMARAIQAELDYPLQQIHYFRIPTLMIEAWLAKIAVMTPDQRKKLAHIPKDRVDIIVPGIAIILALLKTTQADSLTISGYGLRNGLLLQHLGTQAKTFNSLALDSAWNIAQRSEWPSALARGLQQQVNRLGQELKGILGLSDRSLELVQCAALLRYSGRNINMYHWDQHTFYQILAAPLTGLSHDEWVAVALIASYRSAKRLQKFWSPYSSIVSRQELALIRQLGVLLRLAEIFSPPLMNGVERLNLQHSNKQLIITVSGTGISSPTKELEDLAKDMKKSWQLKLIVPGLLHTMPQHST, encoded by the coding sequence ATGATCGCGAGTTCGATACTCGCTATAATCGATATCGGATCGAATTCCGTACGACTAATGATCGTGCGGCGCCTTGCTCATGGAGCAGCTGTCATTCTTGACGAACAAAAAGCCACTCCACGACTCGCCTTAGCAAAGGATTCTGAGGGTTTTCTCACATTGGATGGGTTTTCCCGTCTGGTTCAGGCTTTGCGGTATTTTCGTGATGTTGCACAAGCCTACGGGGCCAACCCGGTAATTGTTCGTGCCACGGCGTCATTACGAAATTTGGCCAATCAACAGCAAGTGCTCCAAGAAATTCTTCGCCAAACCGGGTTAACCGTAGAAATCTTGTCGGGTGATGAGGAGGCCCGGATCGGATTTCTTGCAGTTCAAGAAACCATTGCCTTATCACGGGGGTGGACGGTTGATGTCGGGGGAGGCAGCACGGAAGTCGTAGCCTATGAGGATGGTCAAATGCGCCATCAGTACTCATTCCCCTTTGGCGCTGTCTCTTTATCCTCATTAAATATGCCTTTTAAAGATTTGCTGATGTGGCTCCAAGAACAATATACCCATGGCAACTGGCTACCATCCAAGCCGCCTCAAGCCATCGCTTTAGGTGGTAGTGCACGGGTCATGGCGCGCGCTATTCAAGCGGAACTCGATTATCCGCTCCAACAAATTCATTATTTTCGGATTCCCACCTTGATGATTGAGGCATGGTTGGCTAAAATCGCCGTCATGACACCCGATCAAAGAAAAAAATTAGCGCATATTCCTAAAGACCGGGTCGATATAATTGTTCCCGGAATCGCCATTATTTTAGCGTTATTGAAAACAACCCAGGCCGATAGCCTGACTATCAGCGGCTATGGATTGCGCAACGGCTTGTTGCTGCAGCATCTAGGCACCCAAGCCAAGACATTCAACTCTTTGGCTTTGGATAGCGCATGGAATATTGCCCAGCGAAGTGAATGGCCATCAGCTTTGGCCCGAGGTCTCCAACAACAAGTGAACCGGTTAGGGCAAGAACTCAAAGGGATCTTGGGCTTGTCTGATCGCTCACTGGAACTCGTACAATGCGCAGCGCTTTTACGTTATAGCGGCCGTAATATCAATATGTATCACTGGGATCAACACACCTTTTATCAAATTCTGGCGGCGCCATTAACTGGACTCAGCCATGATGAGTGGGTTGCAGTGGCTTTAATAGCGTCTTATCGCTCAGCCAAACGACTGCAAAAATTTTGGAGTCCCTATTCGAGTATTGTCAGTCGTCAAGAGTTGGCTCTCATCCGTCAATTAGGCGTATTATTGCGGTTAGCGGAAATTTTTTCCCCGCCCTTAATGAATGGAGTAGAACGCCTAAATTTGCAACACAGTAATAAGCAGCTGATTATTACCGTCTCGGGTACAGGCATTTCCAGTCCGACGAAAGAACTTGAAGATTTAGCCAAAGACATGAAAAAGAGTTGGCAGCTCAAACTCATTGTGCCGGGCTTGTTGCACACAATGCCCCAGCACTCCACTTAG
- a CDS encoding HD domain-containing protein translates to MQKYLIERPHAKHVARLSLKLYDSLMGLLDVPPNGLWRECLETAALLHDAGYFINKRAHHRHSRYIIRHAMETQSWEDTTRSCVATLAYFHRKALTLQKFHELSHDPAWFAMTSILRIADGMDRCHHQQADIKQIEVTATTVELFVSGLKKEPWDHLLQIKAQGFHTAFHRQLLLHDVS, encoded by the coding sequence ATGCAAAAGTACCTCATTGAACGGCCGCATGCCAAGCATGTTGCCCGGTTATCCTTAAAACTCTATGACTCCCTCATGGGCCTTCTCGATGTTCCACCCAACGGCCTATGGCGAGAATGTTTGGAAACCGCGGCACTCCTTCATGATGCCGGATATTTCATCAACAAACGGGCACATCACCGCCATAGCCGCTATATTATCCGCCACGCTATGGAAACCCAGAGTTGGGAGGATACCACCCGGTCTTGTGTGGCCACCTTAGCGTACTTTCACCGCAAGGCCTTAACCCTGCAAAAATTTCACGAGCTGAGCCATGACCCGGCATGGTTTGCCATGACCTCCATCTTGCGCATCGCTGATGGCATGGATCGTTGCCATCACCAACAAGCCGACATTAAACAAATAGAAGTTACGGCTACCACTGTAGAGTTATTTGTCAGTGGTCTCAAAAAAGAGCCTTGGGACCATCTACTCCAGATTAAGGCCCAAGGCTTTCACACTGCTTTTCACCGCCAGCTTCTGCTCCATGATGTATCTTAA